The following DNA comes from Rhodopseudomonas boonkerdii.
TCGGCAGATCCCAGATCTTGGCCATGTTGAAGCTCTCATAGACCTGGCCCTGATTGGATGCACCATCACCGAAGTAAGTGAGACAGACACGGTCATTGCTGCGATATTTGTTGGCGAATGCGAGACCCGTGCCCAGCGACACCTGAGCGCCAACAATGCCGTGCCCGCCGTAAAAGCCCTTGCCAGGCGCAAACATATGCATCGACCCGCCCTTGCCCTTGGAAGCACCGTCGATCCTGCCTGTTAATTCCGCAAGCACCTGCTTCGGATCCATGCCGGACATCAACGCATGGCCGTGATCACGATAGGCGGTGATGACCTGATCGCCGTCTCCGATCGCCATCTGCATCCCGACCACGACCGCCTCCTGGCCGATATATAAATGGCAGAAGCCCGCAATCAGCCCCTCGCCATACATCTGTCCGCAGCGTTCCTCGAAGCGGCGGATCAGCAGCATGTCCCGGAAAGCCCGCAACTCCTCCTGTTTGGAGAAGACAAAATCCGGGTCGGCATTTTTTTGGGCCATCACAAATCCTCGCGTCACTAAACCTGCTCTTGTCAGGACCCGTGATAGGCGCACGGCCCCGCCGCGTGGATTGTGTTTCGGCAAGCCTTCTTTTCCGCAGAGCAAAATAGGCGCATACTCTTTGCACAGCTGCACATCCGGCTTTCCTATCGGCAAACAGACCTACGGCGCGCATATTGATGGGCGCGGCACGAGCAGCTTGCAAAGCCGTGACTTGCCCTAGCGATCCGTAATCAGTTAGGTCGGCGCAAACGGGCATTGCAAGATGGTGGACCTGTGAGCGACTGGAACGAATTCAGGATTGTGCTGGCGGTTGCGCGGGCCGGATCATTGACGGGTGCGGCCAAGAGCCTGGGACACGATCATTCGACGATCTTCCGCTGGCTAAACCTGCTGGAAAAACGCAGAGGCGTTCAGCTCTTCGATCGAACCTCATCCGTCTACACGCCGACCGATGCCGGGCTTCAGATGGTAATGGCAGCCGAACGGCTCGAGGCCGAAATTATCGCGCTTGATCGATCCATTACGGGACAAGATGCCCGGCTCTCGGGAAAACTCAAGATCACCTCGTCGGAAACCCTGGCCTATCGTATTCTAAATGAAGTGCTTGCGGACTTCTGCGAAGCACATCCCGGCATCGAGATCGAACTTCTTGTCGACAACCGCCAGCTGGACCTCTTGAGGCGCGAAGCCGATATCGCCATCCGCGCGACGCGCCCACATGAAGGTGAATTGTTCGGACGCAAGATCGCATCGACGCCATGGACCTTCTACGGGAGCCGTACTTATCTTACCAAACGCGGTAGACCAGCAACTCTGAATTCGCTGGCAGGGCAGCCTGTCATCGGTTGGGAAAGCACCGCTTCGGCAGCCGCTTCGGTCTGGTTGACGGACAACATCGCCGCAAGCGCGTTCGCCTATCGTTCGAGCAGCTTGATCAACCAACTCATGGCAGTCAAAGCTGGCGTCGGATTGGCTCTGCTGCCATGCTATCTCGGCGATCTGGAGCCCGATATCGAGCGCATTTTTGAACCGCTCGATGAGTTGACCCGCGAGCTCTGGCTGATTACTCACAAAGATCTCCGCAATACCGCACGCGTGAGAGCTTTTTTTGACCATGTCGGCGGTGGCTTGCTGGCGCGGCGCGATGTGCTGGAAGGCGTTCTGAGCCAACAGCAAACACAAACCATCGCATCGGAATGACTTGTGGTGCTGCCTTTCGCAGCAACGCAAGCTCGCTTTCTTGGCGAGATGCAAATCGGTATTGCCGCATGGCAACGCTTCGAGACGAGACGCAAACCATCGCCGTCCGCTAGACAGCACGCAGACAGTCGGCGCGGTCCGTTAGAAGACCGCGACTGATGCGCGGTTGCCTGACGGTCGCTTTCATAGCGCTTTGTCAGATCCGCACCTATAAAAAATGAGGATAAAAGTGGGCGGTGGAAGACGACGTCTCGCGACACCTCTGTTGGATCGCGTTCAGATTCCGGCAGACCTTTGGAATTTTTCGATTGATCAATTGCAGCGGTTGGCGAGCGAATTACGGCAAGAGACTATTGACTCGGTATCTCAGACTGGCGGTCACCTTGGGTCATCATTGGCAGTCGTCGAGCTTACCGTTGCATTGCATGCGATTTTTCGAACGCCCCATGATCGACTGATCTGGGATGTCGGCCATCAGACCTATCCTCACAAAATTCTGACCTGGCGCCGCGACCGCATCCGAACTATTCGCCAAGCCGGCGGACTTGCCGGATTTACGACGCGCAGCGAGAGCGAGTATGATCCGTTCGGCGCGGGCCATTCTTCGACGTCGATTTCAGCCGGTCTCGGCATGGCCGTCGCTCGCGATCTCAAAGCATCGGCAGGCACTCCGGAAGAACGAGCTATCGTTTGCGTCATCGGCGACGGCGCGATGAGCGCAGGCATGGCCTATGAGGCGATGAACAATGCGGGTGCCATGAAAGCCCGTATGATCGTCATTCTCAATGACAACGAAATGTCCATCGCGCCACCGACCGGCGCGATGAGCGGCTATCTTTCCCGCCTCATCAGCAGCAAAGAGTTTCTTACATTACGCGACTTAGGTCTTAAGCTCGCCGGTCAGTTATCTACGAAGCTCGAACGGAAGGCACGGCGCGCGGAAGAAGTCGCCAGAAGCTTGGTCATGGGCGCGACACTTTTCGATGAACTCGGCTTCTATTACGTCGGGCCGGTCGACGGGCACGACCTTAATCAACTCGTTCCGATTCTGCGTAATGTTCGCGAGGCCGATATTGACGGACCAATTCTCATTCACGTCGTGACGCAGAAGGGCAAGGGATTTACACCTGCCGAGCAGAACGCTGAAAAATTGCACGCAGTCGGGCGTTTCGACGTAAGAACTGGCGAGCAGGAGAAGAGCAAACCTGCTCCTCCCAAATATCAGGACATTTTTGCAGAAAGCCTTATCGCGGAAGCCGAGCGCGATTCGCGCGTCGTCGGCATCACCGCGGCGATGCCTTCCGGCACCGGTCTCGACAAATTCGCAGCACGCTTTCCCGCACGCTATTTCGACGTCGGGATCGCGGAACAGCATGCTGTTACTTTCGCAGCAGGCCTTGCAGCCGAAGGAATGATACCCTTCTGCGCGATCTACTCGACCTTTCTGCAGCGCGCATATGATCAAATCGTTCACGACGTTGCGATACAAAAATTACCCGTCCGTTTCGCCGTAGATCGCGCCGGACCTGTCGGAGCCGACGGCGCCACACATGCTGGAAGCTTTGATCTGGTCTATCTAGGTTGCCTTCCAGATATCGTTCTGATGGCTCCCTCAGATGAGGCGGAGCTCGTCCACATGGTGCGAACTGCAGTAACGATCGACGATCGTCCGAGTGCGATCCGCTACCCCCGGGGATCCGGCGTCGGCGCTTTCCCTCCACCGATGCCGTTTGAACTGCAAATTGGCCGCGGCCGGATTATTCGCGAAGGTATATCCGTTGCGATCCTTTCACTAGGAACCAGACTTGCCGACGCGCTTCGCGCCGCTCAGGAACTTGAAGCAAGCGGCATTTATGCAACCGTGGCGGATGCGCGCTTCGCCAAACCACTCGATGAAAGCCTTGTTTCCCAATTGGCGAAGCAACATCCAATGCTTGTGACAATCGAGGAAGGTGCAGCCGGCGGCTTCGGCGCCGCCGTCATGCAGCATCTCACATGGGCAGGGCTTATGGATCATGGCCTCATTTTTCGGGCCATGACGCTTCCTGACCGGTTCATTGAACATAACACCCAGGACCAACAAATCCTCGAGGCTGGCCTTGCGGCAGAACATATCGTGTCAACGATCTGCAGCTGCCTCGGCAAGCGCCGGCCGGTCGGGGCCGCGAC
Coding sequences within:
- the pdhA gene encoding pyruvate dehydrogenase (acetyl-transferring) E1 component subunit alpha, which codes for MAQKNADPDFVFSKQEELRAFRDMLLIRRFEERCGQMYGEGLIAGFCHLYIGQEAVVVGMQMAIGDGDQVITAYRDHGHALMSGMDPKQVLAELTGRIDGASKGKGGSMHMFAPGKGFYGGHGIVGAQVSLGTGLAFANKYRSNDRVCLTYFGDGASNQGQVYESFNMAKIWDLPIVFVIENNHYGMGTSIERASANLNLSQRGLSFNIPGEQVDAMDVRAVRAAGARAVAYARAGKGPFILEMLTYRYRGHSMSDPAKYRTREEVQKVKNENDPIDRSRARILEDNHASADELKLIEAEVKDIVAEAVAFAKSSPQPDAAELYTDVYSELPC
- a CDS encoding LysR family transcriptional regulator — protein: MSDWNEFRIVLAVARAGSLTGAAKSLGHDHSTIFRWLNLLEKRRGVQLFDRTSSVYTPTDAGLQMVMAAERLEAEIIALDRSITGQDARLSGKLKITSSETLAYRILNEVLADFCEAHPGIEIELLVDNRQLDLLRREADIAIRATRPHEGELFGRKIASTPWTFYGSRTYLTKRGRPATLNSLAGQPVIGWESTASAAASVWLTDNIAASAFAYRSSSLINQLMAVKAGVGLALLPCYLGDLEPDIERIFEPLDELTRELWLITHKDLRNTARVRAFFDHVGGGLLARRDVLEGVLSQQQTQTIASE
- the dxs gene encoding 1-deoxy-D-xylulose-5-phosphate synthase; translation: MRIKVGGGRRRLATPLLDRVQIPADLWNFSIDQLQRLASELRQETIDSVSQTGGHLGSSLAVVELTVALHAIFRTPHDRLIWDVGHQTYPHKILTWRRDRIRTIRQAGGLAGFTTRSESEYDPFGAGHSSTSISAGLGMAVARDLKASAGTPEERAIVCVIGDGAMSAGMAYEAMNNAGAMKARMIVILNDNEMSIAPPTGAMSGYLSRLISSKEFLTLRDLGLKLAGQLSTKLERKARRAEEVARSLVMGATLFDELGFYYVGPVDGHDLNQLVPILRNVREADIDGPILIHVVTQKGKGFTPAEQNAEKLHAVGRFDVRTGEQEKSKPAPPKYQDIFAESLIAEAERDSRVVGITAAMPSGTGLDKFAARFPARYFDVGIAEQHAVTFAAGLAAEGMIPFCAIYSTFLQRAYDQIVHDVAIQKLPVRFAVDRAGPVGADGATHAGSFDLVYLGCLPDIVLMAPSDEAELVHMVRTAVTIDDRPSAIRYPRGSGVGAFPPPMPFELQIGRGRIIREGISVAILSLGTRLADALRAAQELEASGIYATVADARFAKPLDESLVSQLAKQHPMLVTIEEGAAGGFGAAVMQHLTWAGLMDHGLIFRAMTLPDRFIEHNTQDQQILEAGLAAEHIVSTICSCLGKRRPVGAATHVAR